A stretch of DNA from Acidobacteriota bacterium:
GCTGGTCGTACCCGGAGACGGCGCCGGACGGCATGACCTTCCGCTGGGCGCAGGGGGCAGCAGCGCAGATCGCCCTGTCTTGGAGCCCTCCGGAAGGACCCGAGGAGAAGCCTCGGCAGCTGCGTCTGCGGTTGCTGCCCTTCCCGAGCCCCGATCGTCCTCCCCAAACGCTGGAGGTCGCCGTCCAGGGGGCCGCTGGCGAGGTCGTGGCCGACCCCATCACCCTCGAACCCGGATGGCAGGAGGTCTCTATTCCTCTATCGTCGTCCATCGACAGCAAGGCCAAGAACCTGGCGCTGGTGACCTTCCGCTTCGGCTGGAGTCAATCCCCCCGGGATCTCGACCCCGCCTCGGCGGACCCCCGCTCCCTCGCCGTGGCCTTCGACTTCGCGGAGGTGGTGGCCCCGTAGCCAAGCTCAGCCCTGGAGGTAGTGTCCTAGTTTGAACTCCGCGAAGACTCCGAGGCACCCGCCGCAGGCGAAAGTCGGAGCGGAAGAACGCGCGGAACTGTCTGAGCGCCAGCGAGTTTTCCGCGCGCCGCTCCGACGCCACTGCCTGCGGTGGCGAGCAGTGCCGAGGCCTGAGCGGATTCAGACTAGGACACTACCTCCCTGGAACAGGGCGAGACCTCCGCCGCCGCCTGTGTCAAACTCGCGACCACCCGAAGCCCCAACCCCAAACCCCGAACCCCCGACCATGCATTTCGACTGGACCCAAGATCAGCTAGAGCTTCGCCAAGGGGCGGTGGACTTCGCCCGGGCGCGGCTGTCGGACGAGGTGATCCAGCGGGATCGGGAGGAGACCTTCCCGCGGGACCTGTGGGATGCCTGCGGTGACTTCGGACTCCAGGGGATCATGGCTCCGGAGGACCGGGGCGGCGGCGGACAGGATCTGCTCTCGGCGGTGGCGGTCTTCGAAGGCATCGGCTATGGCGCCCTCGACAACGGACTGGTCTTCTCCGTAGCGGCCCACGCCGCCTCCTGCGAGGGCCCCCTCTCCACCTACGGCAGCGACGAGCAGAAAGACCGCTGGCTGCCGGGACTGGCGGACGGCTCCCTGGTCGGCGCCACCGCCATCACCGAGCCCGACTCCGGCTCCAACGCCCTCGGCCTGGCCACCGAAGCGCGGCAGGACGGCGACCACTGGATCCTCGACGGCTCCAAGACCTTCGTCACCAACGCGCCGGTGGCGGATCTCTTCATCGTCTACGCCCGCACCGGCGGCGGTGGCTTCTCCGGCCTCAGCTGCTTCCTCATCCCCCGCGACACCGAGGGACTGACGGTGGGGCCGCCGATGGAGAAGATGGGCTTGCGCACCAGCCCCATGGCCCAGATCTACCTCAGCGGCTGCCGCCTGCCGGCCTCCGCGGTGGTGGGCAGGGTGGGATCCGGCGCCATGATCTTCAACCAGACCATGGACATCGAGCGGCTGCTGGTGATGGCGCCGGCGGTGGGGGTGATGGAGCGGCTGCTGGAGCGCTGCGTCGCCCACGCCCGGCAGCGCAACACCGGCGCCGGCCCCATCGGCAAACAACAGTCCATCGCCCACCGCATCGCCGACATGGAGCTGCGGCTGGAGAGCTCCCGGCTGCTGCTCTACCGCGCCGCCTGGCGCCGGCTGCACCGCGGCACCGCCACCCGCGAGTCCGCCCTCGCCAAGCTCGCCGTCAGCGAGGCCTACGTGGCCACCTGCCGGGATGCGGTACAAATTTTCGGCGGCTACGGCTACATGGTGGATTATCAGCTCGAGCGCGAGCTCCGCGACGCCCTGGCGACCACCCTCTACGTGGGGACGTCGGAGATCCAACGCAATTTGATCGCGGGTTTGAGAGGACTGGGATGACCATCGATTCTCGCCGGAAGCCGTATCGTCGAAAGCCCTATCGCCGAAAGCCCTATCGCCGAAAGCCAGGTCAGGGCACGGCCGTCACCGCCAAGAGCCGGCGGCTCAGAACCTGGCTGTGGGGCCTGATCCTCGTCCTCGCCGCAACCGTCGGCCCGCAGAGTAGCGCCCACAACATCGGCCAGAGCTACCTCTACCTGCAGATTTACCAGGACACGGTCACCGGGCGCTTCGAGATCGCTCTCTCGGACCTCAACGCAGCCAAGATCTTCGCCAGCACCGGGGACGACATCACCGCTGAAGACTTGGACTTCGA
This window harbors:
- a CDS encoding acyl-CoA dehydrogenase family protein — protein: MHFDWTQDQLELRQGAVDFARARLSDEVIQRDREETFPRDLWDACGDFGLQGIMAPEDRGGGGQDLLSAVAVFEGIGYGALDNGLVFSVAAHAASCEGPLSTYGSDEQKDRWLPGLADGSLVGATAITEPDSGSNALGLATEARQDGDHWILDGSKTFVTNAPVADLFIVYARTGGGGFSGLSCFLIPRDTEGLTVGPPMEKMGLRTSPMAQIYLSGCRLPASAVVGRVGSGAMIFNQTMDIERLLVMAPAVGVMERLLERCVAHARQRNTGAGPIGKQQSIAHRIADMELRLESSRLLLYRAAWRRLHRGTATRESALAKLAVSEAYVATCRDAVQIFGGYGYMVDYQLERELRDALATTLYVGTSEIQRNLIAGLRGLG